Part of the Solanum pennellii chromosome 10, SPENNV200 genome is shown below.
TAatgtatatatgcatatatacttaTTAAAAGTGTGATACACTTATGATACaatatatttcattattattatgaaaacgAGTACATTTGAgttatgataaataaaataaaataaaaatgctcTCTTGTTTAACTTTTTGGTCCAAAATATATCTGCAAGTAATTAGAAATAGCATTAAAAAATGATCTCATCCTTGGCAAATTGTCCTACTATGTCCTGGTTCTGTAAATAAACCTCTACAATGATGTatccctttttaaaaatttatttctttgatGAGGACTTtaccatttttcaaaaaaaaagataccccccttattttattttattttatttagtatgaGGATTGTGGTAATAATTATGGAATTAATAAGTGTTTAGCCAATTGTAGTATCCTTTTTATATGATTACATATTatgttactttatttttatgacAATTAACATGAAATTACGTTATTATTTCTCTTTCACTATTTTACtctcttatttattattgaatCGGTTGAAGTCTCCCAAATTGGCAAACATTCTCACAAAGTATATTGCTACAAAAAGATTAAATTTGCTTTTTAGTGTTTCGTCAAATTCAAGTTTGCAACAAGctaataatatttcaatatttgttaCGATTCAAAATTCACATGTCGTAATGATATCTATTTTTCATCGATAAATAAATCAGTACACTATTTTATCAACTTAACTAAATAATAAAGGTGAAAaggtaaataataaatataatacctCAAACACcagtctttcataaatatgaaATGTGCAAAAGCTAAATTATCACTCGAGATTTCAGTGtcataaatacaataacttctaaaatacAATCCAAGTCTAAAACTAAAAATGACAAGTTTAAACGTAAGAAATATCTTTTCAACGtactaaaacaataaaataaataataagataaaggGAGATATAGACTTCGAAACAACCAAACAGCTCACTATGACTTTAAAATACTCCAAACTCGAAGTGTGTGCTTGTATCCGAAATTGGATCTGCACCACAAAAAAGTGCAACAAGTGAAtagttaaaattttcatttataattttacaaGAGGATCTTTTATGAAAGAATATGTCTAGAACTAAAAACAATCTAACAGATCGTTACATTATATCAACTTATTAAATTTAACACAATATTATATTGAGACGactaattttaagaaatttaataactagacaataattattttcagttGGTTAGCTGGCAAATGATAGGGACATCACATTCACAATATTAATTGTTTCAAATTTGGTTAGTCCACAAATTACACTATAGTGACATCACATTCACAAAAAAAACACCAAACCAAAAATAGGAAATTACAAATGAGCAATAAAAACACATGCTTGGGAGTTGGAGATGAATGTTtaggtagctattgttgtagctCAAAATTTGGAATTTGGCCAAAACAGTTAAtgtatcattttcatcaatattgataggaatagataaaaaaaactattttttacatactttgtccctatttacttgttcatatatattttttataatctatccatatttatttgttcattttaacttggagagttaaataatcatttaagttagagataaaattgtaactaacctatgataatcattgatttattaatatgtgtatcacttctaaagtggacaactaaatagagACAGGGGGAGTATCAATTATGAACTTGGACACTATAAAACACAAAAGCATATGTACTCTCTCTTTAGTTCATATTAATTGAATGTTGGGGATACTATATatcttttgagaaaaatatttgtaaatacaTAAATCAAAGGTTACAATTTGTTTTCATGATAAAGAAAATTCACAGTCGCTAGTCTTTGGGTGTGCACACGGTAAAGTTTCTGTTCTTATGTAATAGCTAACAAATCATATAAGAGTGGTAATTCGTACTAGATAAACCCAATACGACGAGCTTAACCTAAAAGGCAAACCTCTTATTTTTGCTGGCAAGGGGTAACATGGAAGTCCCACGCCAAAATCAGTGAACCACTCCTCctttttattgtaattataaatttattctcctagaaaatataaagtattttctttattcacttttatttgtcacttTTTGACTtagtataattaataaaaaaaaattaacatgaCTAGTTATAACGCGCAACCGCCTACATTAaaagtgacaaataaaaataaaatatttatttttgaaataacgaacaaataaaagtgaacaaaaaaaatagttaagaaCCTCGTTAAATAAAAGGTAAATATGGAAAAAGTCTAGATAATTCTCTTGAACTTTTAAataattcacttattttgaatgaaaaaaaaatctcaacaattctttttaatataaacCAGAGGGAATATACATAAAGATGTTGCACATATATAACCAAGCATAAATAACCTAAAGTTTAATACGGATACCGATCACCCAAAAAAGAACAACATAAATATCCTAAACACTATCAGAGTACATGCacttatatattaataaaaatatatattgagcATTACTTTCCTCACAACTTCTTGTTGGGATACAAATTATAAAGAACAAATGTATATCCCTATTACAAGATTCCAACAATAATGCCATTacatatttctttaattaagtAAATCCCATATatcaatatcaacaaaaaaatcatccCAACCATCACTTTGTCCTTGTTGCATGAAGTTACCTCCACCATTTAATGGTGGTGTTATTTCCTCATGTAACAAACTTGTTAGTGTTTTTTCATAATTAGTTAcacctcctcctccttcttcttcttcttcttcaacgtCGTTGTTGCAATTTTCCAGTAAATTTGCCCACCATTCATCTCCGTTGTCTATCGATGCATCTCTAGTTTGCTTCTCACTTATTATTTCCTTACATTGTTCCTCTTTGTCTACAATTACAATATTGTTTGTAATATTCTTCTTTGTGTTCGATATGAACTTCCTAGCTTGAGGTTTTATTATTTCAATCTTAGTACTGATTTCTCCCCGTTTACTCTTAAACTTTTCACGAGGAAcaattttagtaatatttacCTTCCTTAGAAGGTTTGTGTTCCAATAGTTTTTCACATCGTTTGCTGTCCTTCCTGGAAGTCTACCAGCAATAAGTGACCATCTACATAAAATAACGTAACATTTGGATGAAATaatcacacatatatatatgttaaaacataaaattgcatatatatatacctgTTGCCTAAAAGTTTATGAAGCCTCAAAATGAGATCTATTTCATCCGAAGCGAAGTCACCTCTCTTGATATGTGGCCTTAGATAATTTAGCCACCTCAGTCTACAACTTTTCCGACATCTATTCAGACCTGTACGTACATTTTCacatgattttataaaatatatcacataaaatgagataGACAGACAAAATAGCGTGATAGTTAGTTTAATTACCAGCTCTTATGGGAACAAGATGCCACTTTCCTTCACCATACTTGTTGATACATTTCCTCAAGAGGAAATCTTCTTCTTCAGTCCATGAACCTTTTCTTACTCCCAAAGAAGACATAGGTGTACTGTTCATGATGATTTGATTTTACCTCTATTTTTTGTCTTTATATATAGTTATACACATATATACTTTCTCCGTCCACAATTGtttgatatgtatattaaaaataaatgtccaacattaattatcaatttaaataatcaaaaaaaaattactcattttttccCAATTCTACGCTTAATAATTACTCTATTttgttcaattaaaaaattttgtaagcttttgatatttttaatataataggattatattcatcaaattaccccttatattaaattttcttaaaaagaatatcttgataaaaataattaaacaattgTGGACGAAGGTAGTAATTAGATTCTAAAAGGTGCATTAAAACCTTTTTATGGACGTGGAAAAAATCGAACCACAAAAGTAGGGAGTCTTCCATAAATTAAGTGACAACTGTTATAAAATCCAAATTGATCAGTCATTTACTCATTTTCAAACACAAAAATCCAGATTTGCCCATGTACCTATCATGCCAGCCTTGAGATACTCTTTTAAATTCACTTTCATCACTTCTTTTTACGTTTGACGTGAAGATTTCTAATATGCAGTTGGATATGCGGTATTATTTcatgatttaaaattatgatatataaaCGGAGTTTGgatgtttcttttaaaatttgaatttgaatttcattAGATATTTGTCACTTCTCATCATCGATTAAAACGGATGAGAAAAATCgcttagtattttttttttatcttcactAGGATTTAAACCTGAGATCTCGTGACTCTAAAGTAATTCATTTACCACAAGGTTACAACACCCTTGTGTGTGATATTGTATTTTACATTTGTAAtaatcttttcttattttttcatattgtataaatttttttggataatcTCGACTTTTCACAAATTATGaagtttttattttgatgagCCAAAGTATACAATCTGATATTCCAAATTATATGTTCAAATAAAGCTTTAACTTTACctcaaatattattatattataattttatctcACATGCCCTAAGAGTTGCGACAAGTCACGTGAGACGAGCAAGTTCAAGTTTCTTGCATAGTTAAGTTGTGATATTTGGAGGTCTAAAGctgaacatatattatttatttgtagaAAAGCataataattacataaaaaagtCATCccctaaattttataaatataaaaattatcttgaagtagtttttaaaaaaaaatctatataatGTTACCAAACAATTTCACTGATAGTTTCTTTCATACATTTTTTGTTATCTGATCTTCAGATCTTGATATTAACAAACAATTTCACTTATAGTCATTGTCATTgctttgtttgtttttatctaaccataaaataataatttaaaaaaaaacgtgATTGGACAAAATGCACATGTTTTTATCCccattttacatattttaacttaGTTTACACACACAAAATTTTTCAGATAAAGAaacatataacaaaaaaaagaaaatgacatcACGTAACAATCTTTCttaaatttgttctttttttctaaCTATTTTTAAAGAGATATTGTATTAAGATGATTTACTTCAATATACGTAGCTATATTATGTAATTAGAAATTATTAGATATTTATGTCTCATTATGTTTCTAAACtttgtaattttgaaaattctcaATTCAAATTGCAAATCATTGTGTATTCTatcttccttttcctttttcgtGAAAGAGAATAATCTTCCAACAGCACATGGCAAATTCCAATAGCCCAATTTGATAGTAGTTGGATCTTCTTGAATTGCAATAGTACAATATAATAcgtcaaaaaattatattttgtatattaaaaattgtataaaatatataaattaaaagttatatataatactaaatctccaatatctttttaaaaaacttttcacTTCAACTATCTTTCCAAATAGTGCCTCAGAACATCGATTAACTATTCACAAAGGCATTGAcaaataaattttcttcttaacttcgattatcttaaatattttctaatattaaattttttcttaattacatcttaaataattattattatatcttaACCAGGCGAATCCATATATTCAGATCTTTTGCGTAGCTAATATCATAGATTTCTATATAGTAGTTTAtacatcaattaaaaatatatctaatatTCAAATCTAATACATGTGTTAAGTTTTTCTTAACTATTCTgtttatctcaatttatgtgatacattTCGTTTCTCgagagtcaaacaatttaagttttgaCGAAAATATGCTCatgacatttaaaaataaataactgaagtttatatatttataaattatgtaaaaaatattataagtaacAATTatttacaattcataatatttaaataatatataaaaaaaatttataatcaaagaTAAACTTATTTGAAATGTGTTACCTAAACTGaggagaaaaaagaaacaaaatttctACATTCTGTGTTTATCACAGATCTTTGTTATAAAGTTCATTTTAATAAACCACAATAATATtagttttaagttttatatatataaaagattataatatatagtttcaCCGACAGGAAGTGTTGTGACACTTGACAACAATAATTTCCAATTTTGTAGCCCCACAAATGATAGGGACATTACATTCACAAtagtaattatttcaaattggtTAACCCacaaatt
Proteins encoded:
- the LOC107032359 gene encoding transcription factor MYB113-like, whose product is MNSTPMSSLGVRKGSWTEEEDFLLRKCINKYGEGKWHLVPIRAGLNRCRKSCRLRWLNYLRPHIKRGDFASDEIDLILRLHKLLGNRWSLIAGRLPGRTANDVKNYWNTNLLRKVNITKIVPREKFKSKRGEISTKIEIIKPQARKFISNTKKNITNNIVIVDKEEQCKEIISEKQTRDASIDNGDEWWANLLENCNNDVEEEEEEGGGGVTNYEKTLTSLLHEEITPPLNGGGNFMQQGQSDGWDDFFVDIDIWDLLN